A single region of the Candidatus Zixiibacteriota bacterium genome encodes:
- the hemB gene encoding porphobilinogen synthase, with translation MSFPQNRPRRLRRTAAMRKLVQETRLHPADFIYPLFVSELVDRPRPIKSMPGISNLPIFAVAGAARQAYDLGIQCVLLFGTPAKKDATGSESLKKDGVVQRAVREIKSAVPDILVATDVCLCEYTDHGHCGIIRDGDVDNDATLDVLALQALSHAEAGADIVAPSDMMDGRVKAIRQALDANGLTQTVIMSYAAKYCSVFYGPFREAVDSAPKFGDRKTYQMDPPNAREALREIDMDIAEGADIVMVKPALAYLDIIRQARHRFDVPLAAYNVSGEFAMVKQAAASGIADEKRLTLEILTSIKRAGADIIITYHALDAARWLRDGANSRSGSEE, from the coding sequence ATGAGCTTTCCGCAGAACCGTCCTCGCCGTCTGCGTCGCACCGCCGCCATGCGCAAGCTGGTGCAGGAGACGCGGCTGCACCCGGCGGATTTCATCTATCCGCTGTTTGTCAGCGAACTGGTAGACAGGCCCCGGCCGATCAAGTCGATGCCGGGCATATCTAATCTGCCGATATTTGCAGTGGCGGGTGCGGCGCGCCAGGCGTACGATCTTGGTATCCAGTGTGTACTGTTGTTTGGCACGCCCGCGAAGAAAGATGCTACCGGTTCGGAGTCGCTCAAGAAAGATGGCGTGGTACAAAGGGCTGTGCGGGAGATAAAGTCAGCCGTGCCGGATATTCTGGTTGCTACCGATGTGTGCCTGTGCGAATACACTGATCATGGCCATTGCGGCATTATTCGTGACGGCGATGTCGACAACGATGCCACGCTCGATGTATTGGCGCTGCAGGCGCTTAGCCATGCCGAGGCGGGCGCGGATATCGTGGCGCCATCGGATATGATGGACGGCCGCGTGAAAGCAATTCGACAGGCTCTTGACGCCAACGGCCTCACGCAAACGGTGATCATGTCTTACGCCGCGAAATACTGCTCGGTGTTCTACGGGCCGTTCCGTGAGGCGGTCGATTCGGCGCCTAAATTCGGTGACCGCAAGACGTACCAGATGGACCCGCCGAATGCGCGGGAGGCGCTGCGAGAGATCGACATGGACATTGCAGAAGGTGCAGATATCGTCATGGTCAAGCCGGCGCTGGCGTATCTTGATATCATCAGGCAGGCGCGCCATCGCTTTGACGTACCATTGGCCGCCTACAACGTGAGCGGCGAGTTTGCGATGGTGAAACAAGCGGCGGCATCGGGAATCGCCGACGAGAAGCGTTTGACTCTCGAAATCCTCACCTCAATCAAGCGCGCCGGTGCGGATATAATCATCACGTATCACGCGCTGGACGCGGCGAGATGGCTGAGGGACGGAGCCAACAGTAGGTCGGGTTCCGAGGAGTGA
- the cobA gene encoding uroporphyrinogen-III C-methyltransferase gives MSSSWHNTGTVYLVGAGPGDPDLITVKGTQLLRSCDVVVYDNLVPDELLVGLPSSVERIYVGKMVSDHSLPQDEINRLLVVLASQGKTVVRLKGGDPFVFGRGGEEAQYLAEQGVPFEIVPGVTAGIGGPALAGIPVTDRRYASSVTLLTGHGSDNDKCTSVALEALAAVSGTLVIYMGVAELEQNVARLLESGMSPDTPSAAIERATLPTQRVITAPLGELPSRTREQNLKPPVLFVVGEVVKLREILYPRRMEPLHGLRVMVCRPADQAEWVYRTLRDLGAEVLAYPTIATEAYHDQATWERIGSLSSSKRWLVFTSENGVRYFMHQWREGALDIRGLGEYKIAAVGFGTARALEEFMLRPDFVPTRATTAELAMQMSKKIDLDGATVVRVRGNLGDERIQRALGQAGATVIPAQVYSTVTHIWPAHLKEKLFAHPPDVIMFTSGSTVDGLVANLTPDELVRLTNGSCVVSIGPSTSDVIGKQGITVSLEAATHSIPDLIDALVSHHKANPIWRAG, from the coding sequence GCAACTGTTGCGTAGCTGCGACGTAGTCGTGTATGACAATCTCGTGCCGGATGAGTTGCTCGTCGGACTGCCCTCAAGTGTGGAGCGCATCTATGTCGGTAAGATGGTTTCCGATCACTCGTTGCCCCAGGATGAGATTAATCGATTGCTGGTTGTTCTAGCGAGTCAGGGCAAGACCGTCGTGAGACTGAAGGGAGGCGACCCGTTTGTGTTTGGGCGTGGCGGCGAGGAGGCGCAGTATCTGGCGGAACAGGGCGTGCCGTTTGAAATTGTGCCCGGCGTTACGGCGGGGATAGGCGGTCCGGCACTGGCAGGTATTCCGGTCACCGACCGTCGGTATGCTTCATCGGTCACGTTGCTCACCGGTCACGGAAGCGATAACGACAAATGCACGTCCGTGGCATTGGAGGCGCTTGCTGCTGTTAGCGGCACGCTGGTAATCTATATGGGCGTGGCGGAGCTGGAGCAGAATGTTGCGCGATTACTTGAGAGCGGCATGTCACCAGATACACCGTCGGCGGCAATCGAGCGGGCAACGCTCCCCACGCAGCGCGTTATCACCGCGCCACTCGGCGAACTGCCGAGCCGTACGCGGGAACAGAACCTCAAACCGCCGGTGTTATTTGTAGTCGGTGAAGTTGTCAAACTAAGAGAGATCTTATATCCACGCCGGATGGAGCCACTGCACGGTCTTCGAGTGATGGTCTGTCGTCCGGCCGACCAGGCCGAGTGGGTGTACCGGACGCTGCGCGACCTGGGCGCGGAGGTGCTGGCTTATCCCACCATTGCAACCGAAGCGTATCATGATCAGGCGACTTGGGAGCGAATTGGGTCTCTGTCATCGTCCAAGCGCTGGCTCGTTTTCACGAGCGAGAACGGCGTGCGATATTTTATGCACCAGTGGCGGGAGGGCGCTCTCGATATACGCGGGCTCGGCGAATACAAAATAGCCGCGGTGGGCTTCGGTACGGCGCGGGCGCTGGAGGAATTCATGCTGAGGCCCGACTTCGTTCCCACCAGAGCAACCACTGCCGAACTGGCAATGCAGATGAGCAAGAAGATCGATCTGGATGGCGCCACAGTCGTGCGCGTGCGCGGCAACCTGGGTGACGAACGTATCCAACGTGCTCTTGGGCAGGCCGGCGCGACAGTGATACCGGCGCAGGTGTACTCGACTGTCACTCATATATGGCCGGCTCACTTGAAGGAGAAGCTGTTCGCTCATCCGCCCGATGTCATCATGTTCACGAGCGGATCGACAGTGGATGGGCTCGTTGCCAATCTGACGCCGGATGAACTTGTGCGACTCACGAACGGGTCATGTGTAGTTTCGATTGGGCCGTCGACTTCGGACGTGATCGGAAAACAAGGCATCACTGTGAGTCTGGAGGCGGCCACCCATTCGATACCGGACTTGATCGACGCGCTCGTGTCTCACCACAAAGCCAATCCGATCTGGAGGGCTGGATGA